The following are encoded together in the Cicer arietinum cultivar CDC Frontier isolate Library 1 chromosome 2, Cicar.CDCFrontier_v2.0, whole genome shotgun sequence genome:
- the LOC140919457 gene encoding uncharacterized protein, whose product MIRYISLVVFVLCTVSTYAMKVVDIHTICKDVNVNTSFCITLLKSKQGADLVTLAQYTIDDLQIEVNNTVNLIKTLIHQYDKDPEAKSHYVECFDLFGGPNGAVSNFEDMENSLKGGDYDGMTEAVYGVLVAYESCIEGESPGEIPYPDKSLLPKYAKVVENVAYIILAITKFLKRNV is encoded by the coding sequence ATGATTCGTTACATTTCTCTTGTGGTGTTTGTTTTATGTACTGTGTCCACATATGctatgaaagttgtagatattcACACCATTTGCAAGGATGTAAACGTTAACACTTCATTTTGCATAACTCTACTCAAATCAAAGCAAGGTGCAGATCTTGTTACCCTTGCTCAATACACCATTGATGATTTACAGATTGAAGTGAACAACACAGTCAATCTTATCAAGACACTAATTCATCAATATGATAAAGATCCTGAAGCAAAATCTCATTATGTGGAATGTTTTGATCTTTTTGGTGGGCCAAATGGTGCTGTTTCTAATTTTGAAGACATGGAAAACTCCTTGAAAGGTGGAGATTACGATGGGATGACAGAGGCAGTATACGGTGTTTTGGTCGCTTATGAATCTTGTATTGAAGGAGAATCACCAGGTGAAATACCTTATCCGGATAAATCTTTGCTCCCAAAGTATGCTAAAGTTGTTGAGAACGTTGCTTATATTATCCTTGCTATAACAAAATTTTTGAAGAGGAATGTTTAG